A genomic window from Periweissella cryptocerci includes:
- a CDS encoding vitamin B12 independent methionine synthase, translating into MAETLTKTTTLTKPYDFDQVGSLLRTDALKDALTRHRAGEITDAEFLTIQQAEVKKIVELQHEHGLHAVTDGEFSRSWWHLDFLWNLTNVDKYDYEASYKFHGEHTRTDNVQITGKVSENPDHPFYAAFSYLQSILPAGSEAKQTIPSPSLLFRDNRSDRALEFYATWDEYLDDLAKTYHDTVLHFYELGARYIQFDDTTWAYLITKLNEFKDDAEARAPFEKIAQDSIRVINQAIADLPDDLTITTHICRGNFQSTFLFEGGYEVVAHYLSELNYDGFFLEYDNDRSGDLAPIATIWNNRENVKIVLGLITSKFPELEGRHLVKARIAEATNYVPLSNLALSTQCGFASTEEGNKLTDGEQWAKLDLARLIAKEVWED; encoded by the coding sequence ATGGCAGAAACTTTGACAAAAACTACGACATTAACTAAACCTTATGATTTTGACCAAGTCGGTTCACTTTTACGAACCGATGCTTTGAAGGATGCTCTGACACGCCATCGTGCTGGTGAAATCACGGATGCTGAATTTTTGACGATTCAACAAGCTGAAGTAAAGAAGATTGTTGAACTTCAACATGAGCATGGCTTGCACGCAGTGACGGATGGTGAATTCTCACGTTCGTGGTGGCACCTCGACTTTTTGTGGAATTTAACTAACGTTGATAAGTATGACTATGAAGCAAGTTACAAGTTCCATGGCGAACACACGCGAACCGATAATGTGCAAATTACGGGTAAGGTGAGCGAAAATCCTGATCACCCATTCTATGCAGCGTTCAGCTATTTACAATCAATTTTGCCGGCCGGCTCAGAAGCTAAGCAAACGATTCCCTCACCAAGTTTGTTATTCCGTGACAATCGGTCAGACCGTGCCCTGGAATTTTATGCAACTTGGGATGAATACTTGGATGATTTAGCAAAAACGTACCACGATACAGTGCTACATTTCTATGAATTAGGTGCCCGCTACATTCAATTTGATGATACGACTTGGGCATACTTGATTACGAAGTTGAATGAATTCAAGGATGATGCTGAAGCACGGGCGCCATTTGAAAAAATTGCTCAAGATTCAATCCGTGTAATCAACCAGGCAATTGCGGACTTACCTGATGATTTAACGATTACGACACACATTTGTCGGGGGAATTTCCAATCAACGTTCTTGTTTGAAGGTGGTTATGAAGTGGTGGCGCATTACTTGAGCGAACTGAACTATGACGGTTTCTTCTTGGAATACGATAACGATCGTTCCGGCGATTTAGCACCAATTGCCACGATTTGGAACAACCGTGAAAATGTAAAAATTGTGCTAGGCTTAATTACTTCAAAATTCCCTGAACTTGAAGGACGCCACTTAGTGAAGGCGCGCATTGCCGAAGCGACAAACTATGTGCCACTAAGTAATTTAGCATTATCTACCCAATGTGGGTTTGCCTCAACCGAAGAGGGCAACAAACTCACGGATGGTGAGCAATGGGCCAAACTTGATTTAGCACGCTTGATTGCTAAAGAAGTGTGGGAAGATTAA
- a CDS encoding ATP-binding protein, whose protein sequence is MIARERYMKVVKPLIGNEFIKIITGVRRSGKSVLLEQIREVIKTEYDNPNVIYLNFESFTNRKYLNNPDLFYGFLAENSAKNEKTYYFFDEIQLVQEWEAIINSLRVDFDADIYVTGSNASILSGEMATLLSGRYVQIEVYPFSFKEYVELKKIEIHDQTAINQAFADYMYLGGMPSVVGQTAPDDSKLQELSSIYDSILLRDISLRIPKGNQEILDTLALLLMDSITSEVNLNKIKNRLKDVGFNINSETLKNYMAKMDQAYLFYTVEHANIRGSERLRANSKYYTVDNGLWHSQIESQGTNLGNQLENLVFIELKRRGYKVKFGEINGKEIDFVASKNGNKEYYQVTYEIPRDSNREIENLLEIPDNYLKTLIVGVDNGTRSVEGVNVLPIKEWLLSE, encoded by the coding sequence ATGATTGCGCGTGAACGATATATGAAAGTAGTTAAGCCGTTAATTGGAAATGAATTTATTAAAATTATTACTGGCGTGCGCCGTTCTGGTAAATCAGTTTTGCTGGAACAAATTCGTGAAGTAATAAAAACTGAATACGATAACCCGAACGTGATATATCTGAATTTTGAATCATTTACGAACCGAAAATATTTAAATAATCCAGATTTGTTTTACGGTTTTCTAGCAGAGAATTCAGCAAAGAATGAAAAAACGTATTATTTTTTTGATGAAATCCAGCTAGTTCAGGAATGGGAAGCGATTATTAACAGTTTACGAGTAGATTTTGATGCTGACATCTATGTAACTGGCTCAAATGCGTCAATTTTGTCTGGTGAAATGGCAACTTTGTTATCTGGACGCTACGTGCAAATTGAGGTGTATCCATTTTCATTTAAAGAATACGTGGAGTTGAAAAAAATAGAAATACATGATCAGACAGCAATTAACCAAGCGTTTGCTGACTATATGTATTTGGGTGGTATGCCAAGTGTGGTTGGTCAAACGGCGCCCGATGACTCAAAACTACAAGAGTTGAGTAGCATCTACGACAGTATTTTACTACGTGATATATCATTACGAATTCCAAAAGGTAATCAGGAAATTCTAGATACTTTGGCATTATTACTAATGGATTCAATTACAAGTGAAGTTAATTTAAACAAAATTAAAAATCGTTTGAAAGATGTTGGTTTTAACATTAACTCAGAAACGTTGAAAAATTACATGGCAAAGATGGACCAAGCATATTTATTTTACACAGTTGAACATGCCAATATTCGAGGTAGTGAGCGACTACGTGCCAATTCAAAATACTACACAGTTGATAATGGCTTGTGGCATTCGCAAATCGAATCGCAGGGAACTAATTTAGGTAATCAGCTTGAAAACCTAGTGTTTATTGAGTTGAAACGCCGAGGATATAAAGTGAAATTTGGCGAGATTAATGGCAAGGAAATCGATTTTGTTGCATCCAAAAATGGTAATAAGGAATATTATCAGGTAACTTATGAAATACCACGCGATAGTAATCGGGAAATTGAAAATTTGCTTGAGATTCCAGATAATTATCTTAAAACGTTAATTGTTGGTGTCGATAATGGTACGAGATCAGTTGAGGGAGTTAACGTTTTGCCGATAAAAGAATGGCTTTTAAGCGAATAA
- the trpS gene encoding tryptophan--tRNA ligase, which translates to MTDKKIILTGDRPTGKLHIGHWVGSLQNRVNLQNSGEYENFIMIADKQALTDNARDPEKIRRSLTEVALDYLAVGLDPAKSTIFVQSQIPALSELTEYYLNLVSLGRLQRNPTVKTEIQQKNFGESIPAGFLIYPVSQAADITAFKASVVPVGDDQEPMLEQAREIVRSFNNIYGEVLVEPEGYFPPKGMGRIPGLDGVKMSKSLNNAIYLSDDSDTLAKKVKSMFTDPEHINIDDPGHVEGNMVFTYLDIFDDDKEKVAELKAQYQHGGLGDMKIKRYLIDVLEGKLAPVRERRNEYAQNMDFVMNMLKEGSEKANAVATQTVQEVRHAMGVDYFGKF; encoded by the coding sequence ATGACTGATAAGAAAATCATTTTAACAGGTGATCGCCCAACTGGTAAGCTCCACATTGGTCACTGGGTAGGCTCACTCCAAAACCGGGTTAATTTGCAAAACTCTGGTGAATACGAAAACTTCATCATGATTGCCGACAAGCAAGCTTTGACGGATAATGCACGTGACCCTGAAAAAATTCGCCGTTCATTGACGGAAGTTGCCTTGGATTACCTAGCTGTCGGCCTTGATCCAGCTAAGTCAACGATTTTTGTGCAATCACAAATTCCTGCTTTGTCAGAATTGACTGAATACTACTTAAACTTAGTATCATTGGGACGTTTGCAACGCAACCCAACGGTAAAAACTGAAATCCAACAAAAAAACTTTGGTGAAAGTATTCCAGCCGGTTTCTTGATTTACCCAGTGTCACAAGCAGCTGACATCACAGCCTTTAAGGCCTCGGTTGTGCCAGTTGGGGATGACCAAGAACCAATGTTGGAACAAGCGCGTGAAATCGTGCGTTCATTTAACAATATCTATGGTGAAGTTTTGGTTGAACCAGAAGGCTACTTCCCACCTAAGGGGATGGGCCGGATTCCTGGTCTTGACGGGGTTAAGATGTCTAAATCATTAAACAATGCCATTTACTTGAGCGATGATTCAGACACATTGGCTAAGAAAGTTAAGTCAATGTTCACGGATCCTGAACACATCAACATTGATGATCCTGGTCACGTTGAAGGCAATATGGTCTTCACTTACCTTGATATCTTCGATGACGATAAGGAAAAGGTCGCTGAACTTAAGGCACAATACCAACACGGTGGTCTCGGTGATATGAAAATCAAGCGTTACTTGATTGATGTCCTCGAAGGCAAATTGGCACCAGTTCGCGAACGTCGGAACGAATACGCCCAAAACATGGACTTTGTGATGAATATGTTGAAGGAAGGTTCTGAAAAAGCGAACGCCGTTGCTACTCAAACCGTTCAAGAAGTTCGCCACGCAATGGGTGTGGACTACTTCGGTAAGTTCTAA
- the glmU gene encoding bifunctional UDP-N-acetylglucosamine diphosphorylase/glucosamine-1-phosphate N-acetyltransferase GlmU: MMTRNAIILAAGMGSRMKSKLYKVLQPVAGKAMVDHVLTQIEKAGVDNVVTVVGHGADAVKNLLGDRTQYALQAEQLGTGHAVQQAEPLIGDAVGTTLIVSGDSPLFTAETFNKLYADHEAKGNAVTVLTSKAPDPSGYGRIIRGGDGNVDKIVEQKDANAAEQAVTEINTGVYVFDNQLLFQSLAEVTNDNAQGEYYLPDTLEILKGEGHVVGAYQMDDFDESMGVNDRVALATANAVMRKRINEKHMRNGVTLIDPLTTYIESDVVIGNDTTIEPNVFIKGNSVIGSDVVITAGSTIIDSTIEDNVTITSSQIEDSIMHQGSNAGPFAHLRPKSDVGENVHIGNFVEVKKATLGKGTKVGHLTYVGDADLGEDINIGAGTIFVNYDGVNKFHTTIGDHAFIGSNSKIVAPVNIGAKAMTAAGSTITDDIPAEGLGIARARQTTKENFYNRTAQGHKEAEENK; this comes from the coding sequence ATTATGACACGGAATGCAATTATTTTAGCGGCCGGTATGGGTTCGCGAATGAAATCAAAGCTTTATAAGGTGCTCCAGCCGGTTGCTGGTAAGGCAATGGTTGATCATGTTTTGACGCAAATTGAAAAAGCAGGTGTTGATAACGTTGTGACCGTTGTTGGTCATGGTGCCGATGCGGTGAAAAATTTGCTTGGCGACCGAACACAATATGCGCTCCAAGCTGAACAACTTGGAACGGGTCATGCCGTCCAACAAGCAGAACCTTTGATTGGTGATGCCGTTGGGACAACGTTGATTGTTAGTGGTGATTCACCATTATTCACAGCAGAAACGTTCAACAAATTGTACGCTGACCACGAAGCGAAGGGCAATGCCGTTACCGTTTTAACTTCAAAAGCACCAGATCCATCAGGTTATGGTCGAATTATCCGTGGTGGTGATGGTAACGTCGATAAGATTGTCGAACAAAAAGATGCCAACGCAGCTGAACAAGCGGTGACGGAAATCAACACTGGGGTTTATGTGTTTGATAACCAATTATTGTTCCAATCTTTAGCTGAAGTGACGAATGATAACGCACAAGGTGAATACTACTTGCCTGATACACTTGAAATTTTGAAGGGTGAAGGCCATGTTGTCGGCGCCTACCAAATGGATGATTTCGATGAAAGTATGGGTGTTAATGACCGTGTGGCCTTGGCAACCGCGAATGCAGTGATGCGTAAGCGTATCAATGAAAAGCACATGCGCAATGGGGTGACTTTGATTGATCCATTGACGACATACATTGAATCAGACGTAGTGATTGGGAATGACACGACAATTGAACCAAACGTTTTCATTAAAGGAAACTCAGTAATTGGGAGCGATGTGGTGATTACTGCTGGCTCAACAATTATTGATTCAACAATCGAAGACAACGTGACGATTACTTCATCACAAATCGAAGACTCAATCATGCACCAAGGCTCAAACGCTGGGCCATTTGCGCACTTACGGCCAAAGAGTGATGTTGGCGAAAACGTCCACATCGGTAACTTTGTTGAAGTTAAGAAAGCCACCCTCGGTAAAGGCACAAAAGTTGGCCACTTAACTTATGTTGGCGATGCTGACCTTGGTGAAGACATCAACATCGGTGCTGGTACGATTTTTGTAAACTACGATGGTGTTAACAAGTTCCACACCACGATTGGTGACCACGCCTTTATTGGTTCAAACAGTAAAATTGTTGCGCCAGTTAACATCGGTGCTAAGGCCATGACTGCAGCTGGTTCAACGATTACCGATGACATTCCTGCTGAAGGATTGGGAATTGCACGTGCCCGCCAAACTACGAAAGAAAACTTCTACAATCGGACTGCACAAGGTCATAAAGAAGCTGAGGAAAATAAATAA
- the purR gene encoding pur operon repressor: MKIRRADRLVDMTNYLLERPRKLVSLTHFAERYDSAKSSISEDLTILKRTFQERGIGLLETLPGAAGGARFTPYMTREDAAEFIDELVEEVSDGTRVLPGGYVFLSDLLGRPEILRRVGRLIATQYLNDNIDAVMTAATKGVPVAQAVAEELNVPFVIVRNDSKITEGPTMSVNYLTGSSKRVEKMELSRRSLPTGSSVLVVDDFMKAGGTIKGMMSLVGEFEGTVVGAAVFAEGLVSERVVTKYTSLIQVDTLTSDGEGITVAPGNYETEIFGE; encoded by the coding sequence ATGAAAATACGCCGTGCCGACCGTTTAGTCGATATGACTAACTACTTATTAGAACGACCACGCAAATTGGTTTCTTTGACCCACTTTGCTGAACGCTATGATTCTGCCAAGTCATCAATTTCCGAAGATTTAACGATTTTGAAGCGGACTTTCCAAGAACGCGGAATTGGATTATTGGAAACTTTACCTGGAGCTGCCGGTGGTGCGCGATTTACACCATACATGACCCGCGAAGATGCCGCTGAATTTATTGACGAATTAGTTGAAGAAGTTAGTGACGGTACCCGGGTTTTACCTGGTGGCTACGTCTTCTTGTCAGATTTACTCGGCCGTCCCGAAATTTTGCGTCGCGTTGGCCGTTTGATTGCGACTCAATACTTGAACGATAATATTGATGCCGTTATGACTGCCGCAACGAAGGGTGTACCAGTCGCCCAAGCTGTGGCTGAAGAATTGAACGTGCCTTTTGTGATTGTCCGGAATGATTCAAAAATCACTGAAGGGCCAACGATGTCAGTTAACTATTTGACGGGTTCATCAAAACGCGTTGAAAAAATGGAATTGTCACGCCGTTCATTGCCAACCGGCTCAAGTGTGTTGGTTGTCGATGACTTTATGAAGGCTGGTGGAACTATCAAGGGGATGATGAGCCTTGTTGGTGAATTTGAAGGAACTGTCGTTGGTGCGGCAGTCTTCGCTGAAGGCCTCGTTAGCGAACGTGTGGTTACGAAATACACATCATTGATTCAAGTTGATACATTAACTTCCGATGGTGAAGGTATTACTGTTGCGCCTGGTAACTACGAAACGGAAATTTTTGGTGAATAA